A segment of the Marinobacter arenosus genome:
GCAGGATGACATGTTTGGTTACACCATGTGGGCGGGGCACTGGCTGTGGATGCTGGTTATAGCCATTGTGGTTGTGATTCCGGCCTGGCGAATCTGCCAACGCACAGGGTATCCGGGCTGGATGGGAATTTTGATCCTGGTCCCATTCCTCAATCTTGTTCTGCTTTATTTCATCGCATTTGCGGAATGGCCGGCGAATCGGGCAGGGGACAGCAATGGGTGAGCATCAACACGTGCATGATCATCAACATCAGGCCTGCCACGATCACAGTGAATGGAAACACCCAGAGGTCGTTGAGCCGGGAACCATCTACACCTGCCCGATGCACCCGGAAATCCGTCAGCAGGGACCCGGCCAGTGCCCCATCTGCGGTATGGCGCTTGAGCCGGAGCAGGTGAGTCTCGAGGAAGGTCCGTCCGAAGAACTCAGGGACATGACCCGCCGATTCTGGATCGGCCTGGTGCTGACTCTGCCGGTCCTGATGCTGGAGATGGGGGGGCATCTGCTGGGAATCGACCATATTATCGCCCCGCAGGTGTCGAACTGGGTCCAATTGGTCCTGGCTACGCCTGTTGTCGCCTGGTGCGGCTGGCCATTCTTTGTCCGGGGCTGGAAATCGGTCATTAACCGCAGCCTCAACATGTTCACGCTGATTGCCATCGGTACCGGGGTCGCGCTTGTCTACAGCCTGGTAGCAACGCTGATGCCGCAGATATTCCCGGGGGCTTTCCGGCAGGCGGATGGCTCAGTCGCCGTGTACTTCGAAGCCGCTGCTGTCATTGTGGTGTTGGTGCTGCTTGGACAGGTGCTCGAGTTACGAGCGCGGGAGCGGACTTCGGGGGCCATCAAAGCGTTGCTGGACCTCGCCCCCGCGACCGCCAGAAAGCTGGACGACGAAGGCGGCGAGTCGGACGTTTCGCTTGATCAGGTCAAGGTTGGAGACCGCCTGAGGGTTCGCCCGGGCGACAAGGTGCCGCTGGATGGTGAGGTACTGGAAGGCAGTTCCAATATCGATGAGTCCATGGTGACCGGCGAGCCCCTCGCTGTTTCCAAGCAAGCCGGTGACACAGTGATTGGCGGTAGTATCAACCAGCAGGGCAGCTTCATCATGCGGGCCGATAAGGTGGGCCGGGATACCATGTTGGCCCAGATTGTCCAGATGGTGTCCAAGGCCCAGCGTAGCAGGGCGCCGATCCAGGGGTTGGCGGACAAGGTTGCCGGCTGGTTTGTGCCTGCGGTTATCCTGATTGCGGTCATCGCCTTTGTGGTCTGGTCCGTCGTTGGACCAACGCCGCCTATGGCGTTCGGCCTGATCGCTGCGGTCAGCGTGCTCATTATCGCCTGCCCCTGTGCGCTCGGGTTGGCGACGCCTATGTCTATAATGGTCGGTGTTGGCCGGGGCGCCCAAAGTGGCGTATTAATCCGGGATGCCGAAGCCTTGGAACGGATGGAGAAGGTCGACACCGTGGTGGTCGATAAAACCGGGACGCTGACCGAGGGCAAACCCCAGGTCACGACGCTGGTTTCAGCCGAAGGCATCAGTGACGAGGATCTGCTGCGCTACGCCGGCGGACTCGAGAAGGGCAGTGAGCACCCTCTCGCCCATGCCATTCTGGAGAAGGCCAAGGCCATGGACCTCAGCCTGCCAGACGCCAAAGATTTTGATTCTCCGAACGGTAAAGGGGTCACAGGCACCATTGATGGCCGAAGGGTGCTCCTTGGCAACCGCTTGCTGATGGAATCGGAGGGCGTGGACACCTCTGCCTTCGAAGAGGAAGCAGATGACCTTCGCAAAGCCGGTGCCACCGTGATTATTACGGCTGTGGACGGGAAGGTGTGCGGATTGCTCGCGATTGCCGATCCGGTGAAAGAAACCACGGAGGCGGCGATTTCGGCCTTACAGAAAGACGGTATCCGGGTGGTGATGCTGACCGGCGATAACCGCACCTCCGCTGAAGCCGTGGCCCGGAAGCTCCACATCGACGAAGTGGAAGCGGAAGTCCTGCCGGAAGACAAAGGCAAGATTGTCCAGCGTCTCAAGGACGAGGGGAGGGTCGTTGTGATGGCAGGCGATGGTGTGAACGATGCGCCGGCGCTGGCGACGGCGGATGTGGGCATCGCCATGGGAACGGGCACCGATGTGGCCATTGAAAGCGCCGGTATCACGTTGCTCCGGGGAGACCTGATGGGCATTGTGGAAGCAAGACGCCTGTCGCTGGCGACCATGCGCAATATACGCCAGAACCTGTTCTTTGCCTTCGTCTATAACTCGGCCGGCGTACCCATCGCGGCGGGTATCCTGTACCCGTTTGCCGGCATCCTCCTGTCACCGATTTTCGCCGCAGCGGCCATGTCCCTGTCGTCGGTGAGCGTCATCGTCAACGCGCTCCGCCTGCGCGTAATCACACTGGGCGAACGCACCTGAACTTCCGATAAAAGGAGAACCTTATGTCATACACCATCAACCGAGTCATCAAGAACGTGGATTTTGAGGACGCCGACAAGAAGGTTCGTGAGGTCCTGACGGAACACGGCTTCGGAGTGCTGACGGAAATCGACGTCAAGGCAACGATGAAGAAAAAACTCGACAAGGACATGTCAGCCTACCGGATTCTCGGGGCCTGTAATCCGACCATGGCCTGGGAAGCCATCGGCCTCGAACCCCGCGTTGGCGCCATGCTGCCGTGCAACGTCATCCTCCGGGAGGTGTCTGACGGCGTGGAGGTCAGTGCGATTGATCCGGTCGCGTCCATGACGGCGATCGATAACGACGAGCTGAAGCAAGTTGCGGGTAAGGTCCGTGAGATGCTGTCGGCGGTCGTCCAGGCCATCTGAAACTTTGCGAAACACAAGGCTGCCTGGTGACGGTAGCGTCGACCGCGCCCGCCGAAACGGTAAAGCATGACGGCGAATTGACGGTCATGGGCAGTTACATCAAAGCTGACCGTGAACGGACTGATGAATGCGGGTCAGCAATCAGAGTTATTTGTGGTTCTCGTTTAGACAACGATTGGTGGCTTGAGCCACAGCTGTACAGTGAGGTTATAGAAACGGGCGAGAATGTAGGGCGGGATTACTACCAGCAGGGATTGGGTGCCGATATTCATTATCGCTATCTCAATGGCGAGGATGCTTCTGTCCGGGGCAACATATTGGACCTCCCCCTGAAAAGCTCGAGAAAAGAAAATTTCCTGATACACATCCAAAGAACATGCCGTATAGTTTAGTTTCTATTTGCACATAAATGGTTCCTTTACAATGCAGCCTAGAGTGGCAGCTTTTTGCTTCGTCTTTTCTCTTTTATGGGCTTCAAGTTCCCACAGCTTGGCTGGTGATTTTCGGATCGGGATCGCTGAGGAATACACACACCTCATTGCCGTTGAGGACGGCCGGCTAAAAGGAGACATCGCTTCAGGGTATGCCTGCGCGCTCTCTAAAAGCGGCCACGAGTTCAGTTTCAAGGTTTTCCCCCTTGCTAGATTGCTTCATGAGCTCAGGAATGGGGGCGTAGATGCCGCTCTGCCTCTTGCCCACAATAGTGCCCGTGATTCTTATGGGACGATTACAAGCACTGTCCTTCATTCCCATTATTTGTTTGTATCGTTGCAGGGTAACGAATTTGACTCGGAGAAAAAGGGAGGTCGCTTTGTTTATGTTCGTGGGTTTGCGGGGGAATCAATGCTTCATGAACTGGAGGGGACAGGGGTTGCTGTGAGCGAGTGGGATCAAGGGATAAATATGCTAAGGCTGGAAAGAGTTGATTTTTTACTTGCTACTGAAAAGGCTTACCTTGCCTTGAGTGCGGAGCAGCGTATGGGTTTGGCCCATGAAGTGGTTGCGGGTGTCGAAGCCGCATTTTATGTCTCAAACAACAGGATGGAGTTGTGGCATTCGTTGAACGATGCAATCGCCCAATGTGAGAAAGAAGCGTCTGAATCCTGAGGGAATGGGTATGGAAGTTTTGGTGATCCGCCGTTAATTCAGAAAATCCTCGGGTGTTGAGGCAGTGCTTCGAAGCCACGCAATTTCTTCGTTTTTTCCAGCCAATAGCGACGTAACAGTCATACCCTCGCAACATTTCACTGTTTCAATGGCGGCGGTCTAGAGATCGACCTCTCTTTTGCAGCTACTTCGAGCTGCGCCGCTCAGGAAGAGCCCTTTCAATCCGGTTCTAGCCCGGTGCTGTCATTGAACAGGGAACAGGCATGTCCATTGAAATGAAAGCGGTCCAGGCAATGTGTGTGCGGGTACTCTGGTCCGGAGATTGCGTTGAACTTCTGGAACTGGGCGTTCGCCAAGCCTGTGGCTATCTGACGCCAACCGCCTATGAGGTACACATACCCGGTCAAAGCGTCCTGTATAAGTCGGCAAGTCTGTTTGCCGCACAGCACTACATCGAAATTCTGCTGGGCTGCCAGTCAGATGCAGATCCGCGCCCGGATAGAATCCCGGGTTCGCTCAAGACGGCGCACGAATCGACTGTAGCGCCCGGGCCCATTTGACCAATTCCGCAAGCATGGCTGTGGCCGAGTTCTCATGGTGTTCACTGGCCTGGAAATTCCTGTTGTCGTCCAGGGAATTCCACGGCATCTGGACCATGACGCCTTCCATCATTGGCATCATTTTGAGGGACGTCACCAATTGTTTGGCAAGCTGCGCGGATCGCAAGCCCCCGGAAACGCCGCCATAGCTGACGAAACCG
Coding sequences within it:
- a CDS encoding DUF302 domain-containing protein, with protein sequence MSYTINRVIKNVDFEDADKKVREVLTEHGFGVLTEIDVKATMKKKLDKDMSAYRILGACNPTMAWEAIGLEPRVGAMLPCNVILREVSDGVEVSAIDPVASMTAIDNDELKQVAGKVREMLSAVVQAI
- a CDS encoding transporter substrate-binding domain-containing protein, which codes for MQPRVAAFCFVFSLLWASSSHSLAGDFRIGIAEEYTHLIAVEDGRLKGDIASGYACALSKSGHEFSFKVFPLARLLHELRNGGVDAALPLAHNSARDSYGTITSTVLHSHYLFVSLQGNEFDSEKKGGRFVYVRGFAGESMLHELEGTGVAVSEWDQGINMLRLERVDFLLATEKAYLALSAEQRMGLAHEVVAGVEAAFYVSNNRMELWHSLNDAIAQCEKEASES
- a CDS encoding copper-transporting P-type ATPase, encoding MGEHQHVHDHQHQACHDHSEWKHPEVVEPGTIYTCPMHPEIRQQGPGQCPICGMALEPEQVSLEEGPSEELRDMTRRFWIGLVLTLPVLMLEMGGHLLGIDHIIAPQVSNWVQLVLATPVVAWCGWPFFVRGWKSVINRSLNMFTLIAIGTGVALVYSLVATLMPQIFPGAFRQADGSVAVYFEAAAVIVVLVLLGQVLELRARERTSGAIKALLDLAPATARKLDDEGGESDVSLDQVKVGDRLRVRPGDKVPLDGEVLEGSSNIDESMVTGEPLAVSKQAGDTVIGGSINQQGSFIMRADKVGRDTMLAQIVQMVSKAQRSRAPIQGLADKVAGWFVPAVILIAVIAFVVWSVVGPTPPMAFGLIAAVSVLIIACPCALGLATPMSIMVGVGRGAQSGVLIRDAEALERMEKVDTVVVDKTGTLTEGKPQVTTLVSAEGISDEDLLRYAGGLEKGSEHPLAHAILEKAKAMDLSLPDAKDFDSPNGKGVTGTIDGRRVLLGNRLLMESEGVDTSAFEEEADDLRKAGATVIITAVDGKVCGLLAIADPVKETTEAAISALQKDGIRVVMLTGDNRTSAEAVARKLHIDEVEAEVLPEDKGKIVQRLKDEGRVVVMAGDGVNDAPALATADVGIAMGTGTDVAIESAGITLLRGDLMGIVEARRLSLATMRNIRQNLFFAFVYNSAGVPIAAGILYPFAGILLSPIFAAAAMSLSSVSVIVNALRLRVITLGERT